Proteins found in one Pseudorasbora parva isolate DD20220531a chromosome 11, ASM2467924v1, whole genome shotgun sequence genomic segment:
- the casp3b gene encoding caspase-3b: MSDTKPLGEDTVDAKKGDAQKTSCQTDAGVDQTDAKPRQDDFQYNMNYSSLGQCVIINNENFHKSTKMGVRKGTETDEKNVEKTFSKLGFKVRISKDQTVAQMADLLTKVSREDHSQSAMFVCVLLSHGEEGLIYGTDDCIELKELFENFRGDRCASLVGKPKLFFIQACRGIELDSGVETDNGIESDGDSDMKKIPVEADFLYAYSAAPGYYSWRNVSNGSWFISSLCEMLSTYGNQLEIMQVMTRVNRKVALDFESSSNLPGYGGKKQIPCIVSMLTKELYFPK; this comes from the exons ATGTCGGACACAAAACCCCTCGGTGAAGACACTGTGGACGCCAAAAAAGGGGATGCACAGAA GACTTCATGCCAGACTGATGCCGGAGTTGATCAAACAGATGCCAAACCGCGTCAAGATGATTTTCAGTACAACATGAACTATAGCAGTCTGGGACAATGTGTCATCATCAACAATGAGAATTTCCACAAAAGCACAA AAATGGGAGTTCGTAAAGGGACAGAGACGGATGAAAAAAATGTCGAGAAGACCTTCTCAAAGCTGGGCTTCAAAGTCAGGATTAGCAAAGATCAAACGGTCGCACAGATGGCAGATTTGTTAACTAAAG TGTCTCGGGAGGATCACAGTCAGTCGgccatgtttgtgtgtgtgttgttgagtCATGGAGAAGAAGGTTTGATTTATGGCACTGATGACTGTATCGAGCTGAAAGAGCTGTTTGAGAACTTCAGAGGAGATCGCTGTGCTTCACTGGTGGGAAAACCCAAGCTTTTCTTCATTCAG GCTTGCAGAGGCATAGAACTCGATTCTGGCGTTGAGACAGATAATGGCATTGAGTCGGATGGTGACAGCGACATGAAGAAAATCCCAGTGGAGGCAGATTTCCTGTATGCGTACTCCGCTGCACCAG GGTATTACTCCTGGAGGAACGTCAGTAATGGCTCCTGGTTCATCTCCTCGCTCTGTGAGATGCTGTCGACATACGGCAATCAACTGGAGATCATGCAGGTCATGACACGTGTCAACCGCAAGGTGGCGCTGGACTTCGAATCCTCCAGCAATTTGCCAGGGTATGGTGGCAAGAAACAGATACCATGTATTGTGTCTATGCTGACCAAAGAACTCTATTTCCCGAAATAA